The nucleotide sequence CACTGAATATATATCGTACATACCACCGGAGTTTGCGCATGAGCCCATTGAGATTATCCATTTAGGCTCGAGTAATTGATCATAAAGATGGCGAATTACCGGTGCCATTTTTCTAAAACAGGTACCGGAGATCACCATCAAATCAGCTTGGCGTGGTGTTGCTCTGATCACTTCCGCACCAAACCGGGCAATATCATGACGAGAGGTGAAACTGGTTGCCATCTCAACATAACAACAACTTAAACCAAAGTTGAATGGCCAAACTGAGTTTTTACGTCCCCAATTGATCATGTCATCTAAGCGGGCAAACAACACATTTCGTTTGAGATCTTGCTCTACTTCGAGTTTTGATTCGCGCATCTGAGATTCTACGGCGGCTTTAGTAATTGACCAATCCATATTAGTTTTCTCTCTCGCTGGCCGATAGGAACACTTGACGCGGCGGACGGTGCTTGCGTTTAAGTTCTAATGCGCCGATTCGCCACACATAAACGAGTGCCGCCAATAAAATAAATATAAAGATGCTAGCTTCGATAAAACCAGCAAGCCCTACTTCATCAAAGGCAATAACCCATGCGAACAAGAAGATGGTTTCTAAATCAAAAATGACAAAGAAAATAGCATAAAGAAAAAAATGATTGGTAAAACGAGTTCTTGGTTTTTCGGTGGCAATGACACCAGATTCGTAAGGGGTATGGGTATGACGACGATTAGTTTTTGGGCCGAGCAACCACGACAGCAACAACATGCCTGCGAGCATAATAAGCAGCACAACAAAGTACACCGCAATTGGCCATAACTCAGACCAATTTGTCGTTACCTCTGCCGCTGCGACCTGTGCCACGGATTGATCAATAGCGCTCACGTTATCCCCCAACGTTAGTTGGTAGACATCAATGGCAATATCACGACTTAATATACTGTCATTCTTACCGTTCCGATCGCCTTTTAGTATTGTTTTTTAGCGAAGCTTTTAGCGAAATAAACACACGATCGTTAGAATTGAATTGTTGTTGATTAAATAATAGTCAACATTTTCAAAAATAGAAAAAAAATAAGCAAATAAGTGAGTTAACGAGGACGAAAGCTAATATAGTCTAGCGTGAATACAACGTTTAGCCGATTGCATAATTGAATAGGTTATTGCTTAACTTGGATAAGGAACTAAGGCAAATCATCGATTTGCCTTTTGTGATTAGTCGCCAACGCATTAACCGACTTACGTTTAAAGTAATAGCGTTTAGAGTATTAATGTTTAAAACAGCGTTTAAAGCAGCGCTTTAATCAGGGCAGCAAATAGCGCGACAAATACTAAAATCATAATGATCTTACTGTATTTTTGTTGATCTTTTTGCTCAAGTGGCTTACCAAATTTTTCACCTAGTATGACCATAAGAGCGACGCCAAGAAATACCACTCCTAGGATAAGAAATAATGTCATGTTGTTATTCTCAATGTTTGATTTGTCAAAAACTGGCTTTGGAAATATTTTGCAAACCAGACTTAGGCTGCCATATTTTCGAAACCGATAGTTATCGACAAAACCTAGCCGGTGCTAAAATAAATACCAGCAATGTTAATCGTCACTACCATTTATCATATCCGATAAATGCTTCAGTTTTGCTAATGCCATGCCATGAATCGATTTACGAGCATAGGAGCCGCCACGTTTTATTTTACCAGCTTCCAAACCTAATAAAATTTCTAACGCTTGGTCAACATTATCAACTGCATAAATGGTGAATTCGCCGCGCTCAACCGCGTCAATGACTTCTTTATTAAGCATTAAGTTTATCTTATTGGTTTTCGGGATGATAACTCCCTGTTCACCGGTTAGTCCTTTGTCACGGCAAAGGCGATAAAAACCTTCAATCTTTTCATTTACACCGCCAATGGATTGCACTTCACCATGCTGGTTCATTGACCCTGTAATAGCAATTTGCTGATTTACCGGTAACTCTGTAATTGACGAAATTAACGCACAAAGTTCTGCCATTGAGGCGCTATCTCCGTCAATATGACCGTAAGATTGTTCAATTGCGATATTAGCAGAAATCGATAATGGGAATTTCTTTCCGTATTTATGCCCTAAATAGCCAATAAGTAACAATACACCTTTAGAGTGAATTGATTTACCTAATTCCGCTTCACGCTCAATATCTGTTACTCCTTGCGCACCGGCATAAACGGTTGCAGATATTCGAGCCGGTGTACCAAACACACTATCGCCAATTTCCAGTACCGTTAAGCCGTTGACTTTACCTACCGCTTCACCGTCGGTGGAAATCAGCACCTGCTCTTCCTTAATCTCTTCCATCCAAGTTTCACTTAAACGACCACTGCGACGCGACTTAGAGGCTAATGCAGCTTCAACATGTTCAGAGTCAATAAGGTCACTATCGTCTTTTTGCCAAATAAACCACGCTTCATCGAGCAAGTCGTTAATATGAACAATATTGGCTGATAGCTTTTTCTGATGCTCTGCTTTGCGTAAACTGTAACGCACTAATAAACTTACCGCTTTATCGGTAACTTCAGGATACTCATTACGCTCTGCATGTTGTCTTATTAACGTTGCATAAGCACGTAAGTTTTCTTCGTTTTTAACCAAATGGCGATCAAAGTCAGCAAGAACGCGAAACAGTTCGGTAAATTCTTGATCGTATTCTTGCAACATGTAATACATTTCAGCATTACCAAGCAGAATGACTTTTACTTGCAGCGGAATGGATTCTGGTTGCAGACTGATACTGCCGCCCATAGACATCTCTGCATAAGGATGTTCAATTTGGATCTCACCTGTTTTTAAAGCGAGTTTTAAACGGGTCCAGATAAGTGGGTTTGCTAATAGCTTTTCCACTTCTAACAATAAGTAACCGCCATTTGCTCGATGCAATGCACCACCACGAATTAACCGATAGTTAGTGTATACGGCGCCTTGAAACGACGAATAATCGATGGTGCCAAATAGGTTTTGAAACGTTGGGTTTTGCTCGTAAACAACCGGCGCACCTTCATTTGGTTCGCGAGAAACCAAAAGATTTGGCATGAATCGGTCTACCATCATTTTACGGCAGGCTTTGTCATCTCGCGGATTTTCGCTATTTTCGTCGACTAAAATGTCGAGTACGATTTCAGTAATCGAACCTTTAATTTGACGCACATATTTAAGTACCCCTAAATTGGCACTAAATTCATGTTCAAGATCTTTAATTAGCGGTCGGATCGTTTGCTCTGCAGTATCAAATTTTAACTTACGAGTCGCGACACTTGATTCGCGCTTCCAAAGTGGCAACTCGAGTAATTTTTCGCTTAAGATGGTTTCAAGCTCGGCTAGTAAGCCATAAAAATCGGTACGCTCTTGCTCGCCTAAACTGGCAAACTCTTTATCAGTCAATGGTTTGCCATCAACCAATGGCGAAAAGCTGATGTCGCCTTTCTCTTCATACAATACCGCATTTTTGCTGAATGCATACTCCTCAACTTGCTCGATTGCCTCATCGTAACGGGCGTTAAACGCTCTATCGATTGCTGCTTTTTGGCGTTGATAACCAGGGTTATCAAAAATTTCTGGAAATAAATCCAACAAATCGTCAATTAGGGTATTAATTTTCGCTTGTAATTGTTTACCTTCGCCGGCGTTTAAATACAGCTTGTGCGGTGCTTGTGAATCATCAAAGTTATTGATGTAACACCATTCATTAGCAGTATCTTGCTCGCTAGCAAATTCAGCCAGCATTTGTTTGATCAGTGTTTGCCTACCAGTACCGGGCTCACCCTTTGCAAAAACATTGAAACCCTTTGATGTCATCGACAAGCCAAATTCCAATGCTTCTTTTGACCTTTCATGGCCGATAAACTTTTGTTTGATTTTTTTGTCGACTACCGACTTTGAAAATAAGCTTTGCGGTAATTCGGCACATAATTCTGATACTGGCACTTTCAGTGCATCAATGCGTTCTGTCATCGAAACTGATTATCCTTTTGGCGAGAGTTAGCAATGTAGCTAACGTTTTGTAATTGTTTTTATTGTAAAATATGCAACTTAAACATTCATTTTAAGCATGTATCTGTTTTCTTATCTTAACGATAACCGATGCGATAACCGATGCGATAACCATTCCAATAATCGATGCGATAAAGTGGTAAAAAACAGTACAATAATTAACTTGCTATAACTCCAGTGTATACCTGTGATGGGATAAAAAGCAAAGGCCAAAAGTGTGTATCTGAACAAGCGTTCATTTTTTAATCAAAGCACTTGCCTATCGTGTTAATTTCTCAGCAAATATTTATTTGCATTTAAAGCCAATTTCATAGAGGCCATTGCTTAGAAGCTGTGACGAGAAAATTCGCTACCACCACAATGTGGGCAGTCACTTAGATTGGTTGCATGAGTTATATCAAAGCTATGCGAACAAGCATGACATTGGATTTGACCAAAACCAATTAAGTCGCCGGTTCGATATATCCCATCGTGATCGAAATCATCAACGAGCTCAGTCCACTCAATTTGTGTTTGGTCAGTTATTTTTGCCAAGTGCTGCCACATGCCCTCACCAAGCGAGGTTAAGTATAATGAGTCCTTCGCATCGTTTTTATTGTGTCGATAAAACCCCAGCAAATCTTGCTTGAAACTTTTAATGCTTAATTGATATTCATTAACCGACAACTCTTCTGCGGCATCGAGCACCTGCTCTGCCTTATTTACCCATTGATTTACCGATTTAACTTCTGAATCTTTTGCCGCTTTTAACCAGAGGTAGACTTTATCGAAAAGTGATTGATATTGTTGGTTTTTGTTATCATTTTGATGGTCGTTCTGATTATGCTTTTGATTCGTCATGGAAGCCACTCTTAACAATGAAAAAACGAGGAATAATTCAAGTATAGTAAATTATCGAAAAAGTGATGGTAGATTCATCGATGCTAATTGCCTTTGCCCTCTTCATTAGTGCCTTTAAATACGCTATGATTCGAGCAATATTTTAAATTCACAAAAGCGCTTAAACTTTAACCAGTTTAAAGCGGTAACGAGACATCGATTAATGGAATCCATTTACAATCCTCAAAGCATTGAACAGCGTATCCAAAAACATTGGACTGATAACAAAACATTCGTTGCAACCGAGCAACCTGGAAAAGACAAATTCTACTGTTTATCAATGTTCCCATACCCAAGTGGCCGTTTACATATGGGTCACGTACGTAACTACACATTAGGCGATGTGATCAGCCGTTACCAACGTTTACAGGGTAAAAATGTAATGCAACCTATGGGTTGGGATGCGTTTGGTTTACCAGCAGAAAATGCAGCGATTAAAAATAAAGCAGCACCTGCCTCATGGACATACGAAAACATCGATTACATGCGTGGTCAGTTGCAATCGTTAGGTTTTGCTTACGATTGGAATCGCGAATTAGCAACGTGTAAGCCAGATTACTACCGCTGGGAACAATGGTTTTTCACCAAGCTTTTTGAAAAAGGTTTAGTTTATAAGAAAAACGCCACTGTAAACTGGGATCCTGTTGACCAAACTGTTCTTGCTAACGAGCAAGTTATTGACGGTCGCGGCTGGCGTTCAGGCGCCGTTGTTGAGCGCAAAGAAATTCCACAATGGTTTATTAAGATTACCGATTACGCGGAAGAGTTATTAAACGATTTAGACCAATTAGAAGGTTGGCCTGAGCAAGTTAAAACCATGCAACGTAACTGGATTGGCCGCTCTGAAGGTGTTGAAATGACCTTTGAAGTTGCTAATTCAACGGACAGTTTCGATATTTACACAACGCGCCCTGACACATTAATGGGTGTTACCTATGTTGCCCTTGCAGCGCAGCACCCGTTAGCGTTAGAAGCGGCTAAATCAAACCCTGAGTTAGCGGAATTTATTAAAAGCTGTAAAGGTAATAAAGCTACTGAGGCTGATATGGCAACCATGGAAAAACTTGGTGTCGATACGGGCTTAAAAGCGATTCACCCAATTAGCGGTGAATTAGTACCTGTATGGGCAGCGAACTTTGTATTAATGGATTACGGCTCAGGCGCAGTAATGTCTGTACCTGGACACGACCAACGCGACTACGAATTTGCAACCAAATATGGTTTGCCGATTTGCCAAGTAATTAACAGCGACGAAGGCAACGATATTGCCAAATGTGCAATTACGGAAAAAGGCACATTGATCAATTCTGGTCAGTTTGATGGTTTAACCTCAGAGCAAGCATTTAAAGCTATTGCAGAGGTATTAGCCGAGCAAGGTAAAGGCAAGATCACGGTCAATTACCGCTTACGTGACTGGGGCGTTTCACGTCAACGTTACTGGGGTACACCTATCCCAATGCTTACCTTAGAAAATGGCGAATCAGTACCTGTTCCTGAAGATCAATTACCAGTGCGTTTACCTGAAGATGTGGTAATGGATGGCGTAACTTCGCCAATTAAAGCCGATGCTGAGTGGGCAAAAACTACTTACAACGGTCAACCTGCGTTACATGAAACAGATACTTTCGATACCTTTATGGAATCATCTTGGTACTACGCTCGTTACTGTAGTCCGCAAACTGATGACGCGATGCTTGACCCAGAAAAAGCGAATTACTGGTTACCCGTTGATCAATACGTAGGTGGTATTGAGCATGCAATCTTACATTTACTTTATTCTCGTTTTTTCCATAAGTTATTGCGTGATGTTGGTTTAGTTGATTCAGACGAACCATTCAAAAGCTTACTATGTCAAGGCATGGTATTAGCAGATACTTATTACCGTGAAGAAGCAAATGGTGCGCAAACTTGGATTGCGCCAACGGATGTTGACGTTGAACGTGACGAAAAAGGTGCCGTTGTTAGCGCTGTGTCAAAGGTCGATGGCTTACCGGTTATTTCAGCTGGCATGAGCAAAATGAGTAAATCGAAAAACAATGGTATTGACCCGCAAGAGGTTATTAATCAGTTTGGTGCTGATACTGTGCGTTTATTCATTATGTTTACCTCGCCACCAGAGCAAACATTAGAATGGTCTGATTCTGGTGTTGAAGGTGCTCACCGTTTCTTAAAACGTGTATGGAAACTTGCCTATGACGTTGTTCAAGCAACCGGTGACGATACGTTTGCGTTAAACAGCGTGAAGTTAGAGTCTGCGCACAAAAACTTGCGTCGTGAAGTACACAAAACTATCGCCAAAGTAAGTGATGACATTGGTCGTCGTAACACCTTCAATACTGCGATTGCAGCAATAATGGAATTAATGAACAATTTAGCAAAAGCTAAATTGGAGTCGGATGCTGATAAAGCGGTTATGCAAGAAGCAGTGCGTGCTATTGTTATTATGCTTACGCCTATCACGCCTCATTTAGGCCATGAATTATGGAATATTGTTGGCGATGGTAGCACTGTTGAACAAGCTTCTTGGCCAGAAGTTGATCAATCGGCCTTGGTAGAAGACGAAAAATTAGTTATTGTACAAGTGAATGGTAAATTACGTTCGAAAGTGACAGTAAGTGCTGATGCAACTCAAGCTGATGTTGAAGCGCTAGCTATGCAAGAAGAAAACGTTGTGAAATTTACCGAAGGAAAGACCGTACGCAAGGTAATTTACGTACCAGGAAAACTTCTAAATATTGTGGCTAATTAATGACAAAAAACACCGTTTCGATTAAACAAAAATCAACAAAAATGAACGCCATCGTTAGCCTAGTGCTAGCGCTGGCGATGCTTTCTGGTTGTGGTTTTAAAATGCGTGGCGACTACTTATTGCCTGCCGAAATGGAGTCTGTTTATGTGAGCTCTGCCGATCCCCATGGCGAGCTCACGCGTTTATTTAAGCAGCACTTAACAATAAACAACGTTAATATCGAAAAAACGCATACCGCCACTAGCCCTGAAATACGAATTCTTAAAGATTCATTGAATCGTCGCACATTATCATTATTTGACAATGGTCAAGTAGCTGAGTACGAGCTTACCTACACTGTTCGTTATGACGTCATGTTTAAGGATGAAGAAGCTCAACGTTTCTCGTTTGATATTACTCGAAACTATCAAGACGATCCCGACAGAGCATTGGCAAAATCGAGAGAATTAACCTTGCTACGCAAAGAAATGCGCGTAGAAGCGGCAGATAGAATTTTACGTAATCTTGCCAGTATTTCTCACTAATTAATGAGTCTACTTCTAACCATTCAACAGATACCTAAAGTTAATAGAGGCGTTCGTTAATGCGAATTTATCACAGTAAACTTAATCAACAATTGGCGCAAAAACTGCTGCCGGTTTGGTTAATTTTTGGTGATGAACCTTGGCAAAAAAACGATGCTTTAGATCGTATAAAGCAAACCGCAAAAAGCCAAGGCTTTGACGAACTTATCCGCTTTTCTAAAGACGACAAATTCGATTTTCAACAAATTCAAGATGAATACCAAAGCTTAAGTCTGTTTTCCAGTCTACGGATCATCGAAGTTGATTTAGGCAACGGTAAACTTGATGAAGCGTCAGGCAAGGTACTTATTGGCCTTAGTGAACAAATTGCTGCCCAAGGGCAATCGGATGTTTTATTAATTCTTCACGGCGGTAAACTTGATGCTGCCACCTCTAAAAAGAAATGGTTTAAATCACTTGAAAAAATTGGCTGTTATATTCCACTCTATGAATTAGAAGGCAAAGGCTTAAACATTTGGTTATCGCAACAATGTCAGCGTTTAAATTTGCGCATGGACAATCAAGCTCAGCAACTATTGATTGATTTTTTTAGTGGTAATATCCCTGCGTTTTATCAAGAATTAGAAAAACTAGCGTTGTTATTTGATCGCCAATTTATTAGCGCTGATGATTTGCAAAAGCTATTGATAAAACAGGCAAAATTCACCCCATTTCAACTTACTGATGCGCTGCTACTTGGCGACTTGAACAAATGCATGAGCATTTTAACTCAGCTCAAGCAAGAAGGCGTGGCGTTGGCGCAATTGGTATGGGTAGTACAAAAAGAATTACGTTTGCTGATTGAGATGAAAACTCGCCTTGCTCAAGGTGAATCAACGGACTCGTTGTTTAAAGAATTTCGAATTTGGGACAAACGCAAGCCCATATACAACAGTGCCTTAAACCAAGTAAGTTTGAATAATTGCAAACTGGCATTATCGCGATTGGGTAAGGTTGATTTATTAAGTAAAACAACAAGCGATTTTGACGACTACATTTTACTTTCCGATGTATGCGTGAGCTTGTACCATGCAGATATTACTAACAATTTAGCCTTAGATTATGAGACCTTTGCCTAAATCTTCAGACGCCAATTCGATAGTCGAAAATGCAATCGGTATATTTGGCGGAACCTTCGATCCGATTCATTTAGGTCACATTAACCCTGCCGTTGAAATTGCCAAACAGTTAAATCTACAAAAAATTGTGCTAATGCCAGCCAATATTCCACCGCATAAAAGCGAAGCTCATGCCAATAGTGAACAACGATTGCAAATGCTTAAAGATGTTTGCACTGCTCACCCTGAGTTTCAATTAGACACCAGAGAGCTAGTAAGGCAAGGTAAATCCTTTACCTTTTTATCGATGCAAGAATTTAGAGCTGAACACAAAGATGCTAAATTGTTCTTTTTTATCGGCGCAGACTCATTACTCACCCTACCCACTTGGTTCAATATAAATGAGCTACTGAAGCTTTGTCATTTTGTCGTTAGTAAACGCCCAGGCTATGACGTCGAAGCGCTTGATGGTAGCTTTTATCAAGGACGCCTTTGCACCAATGTGAACGATATTGGTGCTGCCTTAAGTGGTAAAATCTTATTGCTCAATAGCGCCCAGATTGACATTTCATCAACTCAAATTAGACAGCGTTTGCAGACCAATGTTGATTGCCAACAATACTTGCTTCCACAAACCTTAGACTATATTAAAAAGCAGCAATTATACCGCTAAATATTTCAACCGATTAAAGGTTGAAATAGATAGTGGCATAGGGGATGAAAACTTACTCAGAACGCGTTAGAATGCGTATATCACTATGAATATTGCGGTAATGAGTGCGCAGTTTGCCACTCGATGATTATACCAATGCCCTTAATCATCCATATTACTGCTTTCAAAACAAAAGGATGCAGATTTGCACACAGAACAGCTTCATGAGTTTGTACTTACTCAACTCGAAGATATAAAAGCACGAGACATTGTTTCAATTCACGTAACAGAAAGAGCAAGCTTTACCGATTACATGGTTATTTGCTCAGGTAATTCATCAAGGCATGTACGCTCAATTGCTGAGCACATCAACACTCAAGTTAAAGCCGAAGGCATGACGCCAATTGGTATTGAAGGCCAAGATGTTGGTGAATGGGCACTTATCGATTTAGGTGATGTCATTGTTCATGTGATGACCGATGATGTTCGCGACCTTTATCAATTAGAAAAACTTTGGGCTGAAGAATAATTAATGCGTATTACCTTGATTGCCGTTGGCAACAAAATGCCGTCATGGATCGCACAAGGATTTAGTGAATACAGCCGCCGTTTCCCTCGTGATATGTCATTTGATTTAATTGAAATCACTCCAGGTAAACGTGGCAAAAACGCCGACATTGCTCGAATTCTTGAAAAAGAAGGCGAGCAAACAATGGCAGCAATCCCAAAAGGTAGTCGCATCGTTACATTAGAAGTTGAAGGTAAACCTTGGACTACACCACAGCTTGCTGTACAACTAGAAAAGTGGCAAATGGATGGACGCGATGTAGCCTTACTCGTTGGCGGTCCTGAAGGCTTAGCACCTGCTTGTATCAAAGCGTCGGAACAAAAGTGGTCTTTATCGACTCTAACCTTACCGCACCCTATGGTCAGGATCATGGTTGCCGAAAGTTTATATCGTGCGTGGAGCATTAATAATAATCATCCATACCACCGTGAGTAGCATAAGATTCCTAATTGAATTAGGTTTAAATAGCACTAGGCTTAAGTTGTATTAAATGAGTAAACGCGTTTCCATCAGAAATCATAGCGCCGAGGCCAATTTATTTGCCCGTCGAACGTTTATCACCTTTGTCGGTGTAATTGTTATGCTGTTGATTTTAATAAACAATGCGTACGAACTCGAAGTTACTTCTTACGAAAAATATACCACTCGCTCTAATGAAAACCGCATCAAATTATTGCCGGTAGCACCAAACCGCGGCCTTATATACGATCGCAACGGTGTTTTACTTGCTGAAAACAAACCTGTCTACTCTTTATCTATTATCCCCGAAGAAGTGTCTGACATGGATGAAACGCTTGCCAACTTAAGAGCGCTCATTTCAATCAGCGATGAACAAATTAGCCGTTTCAAAAAAGCTTTACGCGGTAAACGTCGTTTCAAAAAAGTGGAATTAATTTCTCGCTTGACCGAAGAACAGGTAGCTAAAATATCGGTTACTAGCCACTTACACCCAGGCGCAGTAATTGACGCACGACTAAAACGCTATTATCCCTTTGGCGATCTCACAACTCATTCATTAGGCTATGTCGCTAAAATCAATCGCCGAGACCTTACTTTGCTTGAAGAACAAGGCAAAACCGATGACTACAAAGCGACACGTGATATCGGTAAGTTAGGTTTAGAGAAATACTACGAAGACAAGCTTCATGGCGTTATGGGTCACCAAGAAGTTGAAGTGAATAATCAAGGTCGAATTTTAAGAACTCTGAGTTTCACACCACCGATTTCAGGCAGTGATATTCGTTTAAGTTTAGATATCGAACTGCAAATGATTGCCAAACGGGCCTTGTCCGGAAAACGTGGTGCGGTAGTCGCTATTGATCCTAGAGATGGCGGTGTATTGGCGTTTTATTCAAATCCAAGTTATGACGGCAATTTATTTGTTCACGGTATATCCTCTAAAAATTATAAGAAGCTACAGAACAAAGATAGACCTTTGATTAACCGTGCAACCAAAGGTACTTACCCTCCAGCAAGTACCATAAAACCATTTTTAGGCTTGGCCGGATTAGACAATAATGTCATCACCCCGGAGTCAAAGATTTGGGATCCAGGTTGGTTTATGCTGAAAAAAGGTAAGCGTAAATATCGAGATCACTTAAAGTGGGGCCACGGTTGGGTTTCTTTAGAAGAAGCTGTCATGCGCTCATGTAACACCTTTTTCTACGACTTAGCGTATAAACTCGGTATCGATAAAATATCTGACACAATGGCACAATTTGGATTTGGCGAATCAACAGGCATTGATATCTATGAAGAAAGTGAAGCCATTTTACCAAGTCGCGGCTGGAAACGTGCGCGTTATAACCAACCCTGGTATCACGGCGATACGGTTAATATCGGTATCGGCCAAGGATATTGGACAGTAACGCCGTTGCAATTAGCACAAGCAACGTCAATATTAGTCAACAAAGGTCAGGTTATCGAACCACACTTTCTTGCGGGCATTCGCGAGCCTGCAGCACTTACCGCGCAATTAAATGATGAGCTAGATATCAATCAGCAGACTAGCGAAGAAGTGGTATTATTGAATGACTTAGACCAAGGTTTTACGCCATTTGAGCTTAATGAGAAACCGCCTTTTGTATTAGAAAATAACGAAAATTGGCAGCTTATTCTTGAGTCTATGCATAAAACGGTTAGTAAGCCTTCAGGCACAGGCTATCGAGCATTTTTAGGTACAGATTACGATGCTGCCGGTAAGTCAGGAACAGGTGAAGTTGTTGGCCGTGCACAAGATGTTGAATACGATGCAACTAAAATTAGTGAAAGCAATCGTGATAATGCAATGTTTATCGCCTTTGCCCCTTTTAACAAACCTGAAATCGTAGTGGCCATCGCCATCGAAAACGTAGCCGTTGGTGGTGGTGGTTCAAATGCCGGTCCTGTAGCAAGACAAATCATGGATCAATATTTTGCCAATAGAGAACTGGTGTCGAAGAAGTAGATAATGAGATACAGCGGTAAAGACGAAGCTAAGCGCAAAACATTTCTTGAAAAGCTGCACATTGATGTACCGCTTTTATTGGCATTATTACTATTAATGTCCGTAGGCCTTGCTGTTATTTATAGCGCTGGAGGTCAAGATCCCGATTTAGTTA is from Thalassotalea crassostreae and encodes:
- the holA gene encoding DNA polymerase III subunit delta, giving the protein MRIYHSKLNQQLAQKLLPVWLIFGDEPWQKNDALDRIKQTAKSQGFDELIRFSKDDKFDFQQIQDEYQSLSLFSSLRIIEVDLGNGKLDEASGKVLIGLSEQIAAQGQSDVLLILHGGKLDAATSKKKWFKSLEKIGCYIPLYELEGKGLNIWLSQQCQRLNLRMDNQAQQLLIDFFSGNIPAFYQELEKLALLFDRQFISADDLQKLLIKQAKFTPFQLTDALLLGDLNKCMSILTQLKQEGVALAQLVWVVQKELRLLIEMKTRLAQGESTDSLFKEFRIWDKRKPIYNSALNQVSLNNCKLALSRLGKVDLLSKTTSDFDDYILLSDVCVSLYHADITNNLALDYETFA
- the nadD gene encoding nicotinate-nucleotide adenylyltransferase, which translates into the protein MPKSSDANSIVENAIGIFGGTFDPIHLGHINPAVEIAKQLNLQKIVLMPANIPPHKSEAHANSEQRLQMLKDVCTAHPEFQLDTRELVRQGKSFTFLSMQEFRAEHKDAKLFFFIGADSLLTLPTWFNINELLKLCHFVVSKRPGYDVEALDGSFYQGRLCTNVNDIGAALSGKILLLNSAQIDISSTQIRQRLQTNVDCQQYLLPQTLDYIKKQQLYR
- the rsfS gene encoding ribosome silencing factor, translated to MHTEQLHEFVLTQLEDIKARDIVSIHVTERASFTDYMVICSGNSSRHVRSIAEHINTQVKAEGMTPIGIEGQDVGEWALIDLGDVIVHVMTDDVRDLYQLEKLWAEE
- the rlmH gene encoding 23S rRNA (pseudouridine(1915)-N(3))-methyltransferase RlmH; amino-acid sequence: MRITLIAVGNKMPSWIAQGFSEYSRRFPRDMSFDLIEITPGKRGKNADIARILEKEGEQTMAAIPKGSRIVTLEVEGKPWTTPQLAVQLEKWQMDGRDVALLVGGPEGLAPACIKASEQKWSLSTLTLPHPMVRIMVAESLYRAWSINNNHPYHRE
- the mrdA gene encoding penicillin-binding protein 2, with the protein product MSKRVSIRNHSAEANLFARRTFITFVGVIVMLLILINNAYELEVTSYEKYTTRSNENRIKLLPVAPNRGLIYDRNGVLLAENKPVYSLSIIPEEVSDMDETLANLRALISISDEQISRFKKALRGKRRFKKVELISRLTEEQVAKISVTSHLHPGAVIDARLKRYYPFGDLTTHSLGYVAKINRRDLTLLEEQGKTDDYKATRDIGKLGLEKYYEDKLHGVMGHQEVEVNNQGRILRTLSFTPPISGSDIRLSLDIELQMIAKRALSGKRGAVVAIDPRDGGVLAFYSNPSYDGNLFVHGISSKNYKKLQNKDRPLINRATKGTYPPASTIKPFLGLAGLDNNVITPESKIWDPGWFMLKKGKRKYRDHLKWGHGWVSLEEAVMRSCNTFFYDLAYKLGIDKISDTMAQFGFGESTGIDIYEESEAILPSRGWKRARYNQPWYHGDTVNIGIGQGYWTVTPLQLAQATSILVNKGQVIEPHFLAGIREPAALTAQLNDELDINQQTSEEVVLLNDLDQGFTPFELNEKPPFVLENNENWQLILESMHKTVSKPSGTGYRAFLGTDYDAAGKSGTGEVVGRAQDVEYDATKISESNRDNAMFIAFAPFNKPEIVVAIAIENVAVGGGGSNAGPVARQIMDQYFANRELVSKK